Proteins encoded together in one Ictidomys tridecemlineatus isolate mIctTri1 chromosome 3, mIctTri1.hap1, whole genome shotgun sequence window:
- the LOC110597970 gene encoding keratin-associated protein 19-9b, which translates to MSYYYGNYYGGLGYGLGGFSGLGYGYDSHYGLGGSGGYGYGYFRPSFYRGYYSSGFY; encoded by the coding sequence ATGAGCTACTACTATGGCAACTACTATGGTGGCCTGGGCTATGGCCTTGGTGGCTTCAGTGGCCTGGGCTATGGCTATGATTCCCACTATGGCCTTGGGGGCTCTGGTGGTTATGGCTATGGCTACTTCCGTCCCTCTTTCTATAGAGGATACTATTCATCTGGATTTTACTGA